TGAACATGCCGGGCAACCACAACGTGTTGAACTCCCTGGCGACCATCGCCATCGCCACCGACGAGGGCATCAGCGACGAGGCGATCGTCCAGGGACTGTCCGGCTTCCAGGGCGTCGGCCGACGTTTTCAGGTCTACGGCGATCTGCCGGTGGACGGTGGCAGCGTGATGCTGGTCGACGACTACGGTCACCACCCGCGCGAGGTCGCCGCGGTGATCAAGGCCGTGCGCGGCGGCTGGCCGGAGCGGCGTCTGGTGATGGTCTACCAGCCGCACCGCTTCAGTCGCACCCGCGACCTGTACGACGACTTCGTGCAGGTGCTGGCCGATGCCAACGTGTTGCTGTTGATGGAAGTCTACCCGGCCGGCGAAGAGCCGATTCCCGGTGCCGACAGCCGTCAGCTGTGCCACAGCATCCGTCAGCGCGGCCAGCTGGACCCGATCTACATCGAGCGTGGCATCGAGCTGGCGCCGCTGATCAAGCCGCTGCTGCGCGCCGGTGACATTCTCCTGTGCCAGGGGGCTGGCGACATCGGCGGCCTGGCCCCGCAACTGCAGCAGAGCCCGCTGTTCGCCGCGGCCGAAGGTGAGTCGAAATGAGCGCCGAGAACTTGAAATCGCATCTGCCGGTGGCGGCGTTCGGCCGGGTCGCCGTGCTATTCGGCGGCAAGAGCGCCGAGCGGGAGATCTCCTTGAAGTCTGGCAACGCGGTCCTCGGCGCCCTGCAGGGCGCGGGGGTGGACGCCTTCGGCATCGATGTCGGCGACGACTTCCTGCTACGCCTGACCCGCGAGAAGATCGACCGCGCCTTTATCGTCCTGCATGGTCGTGGCGGTGAGGACGGCAGCATGCAGGGCCTGCTCGAGTGCGCCGGTATCCCCTACACCGGCAGCGGCATACTCGCCTCGGCCCTGGCCATGGACAAGCTGCGCACCAAACAGGTGTGGCAGAGCCTCGGCCTGCCGACGCCGCGCCATGCCGTGCTGAGCAGCGCCGATGACTGCCGCGCGGCCGCCGCGTCCCTGGGTTTCCCGCTGATCGTCAAGCCGGCCCACGAGGGCTCCAGCATCGGCATGGCCAAGGTGCAGTCGGTCGAGGAGCTGATTGTCGCCTGGCAGGCCGCCAGCCAGTATGACGCAGAGGTGCTGGTCGAGCAGTGGATCCAGGGGCCCGAATTCACCATCGCCACCCTGCGTGGCCAGGTGCTGCCGCCGATCGCCCTGGGCACGCCGCACAGCTTCTACGACTACGACGCCAAGTACCTGGCCAATGACACCCAGTACCGCATTCCCTGCGGCCTGGATGCCGCCAAGGAGGAGGAACTCAAGGCCATCACCGTGCGCGCCTGCGAGGCGGTCGGCACCCGCGGTTGGGCGCGGGTCGACGTGATGCAGGATGCCGATGGGCAGTTCTGGTTGTTGGAGGTCAACACCGTCCCGGGGATGACCGATCACAGCCTGGTGCCGATGGCGGCCCAGGCTGCCGGCCTGGACTTCCAGCAGCTGGTGTTGGCGATCCTCGCCGACAGTGTCGAGGCACAGGGGTAGACCATGGGCGCCGTCCTTCGTCATCAGCCAGGCTCACCGCGCATTCCCGCGCGCGGCAAGCCTGTGCCGCGCGGCGCCAGCCGCCTGGTGGCCAAGGAGCCGATCAGTGCGCGCCTGCCGAAGCCCAGCTTCGGCTTGTTCAAGCGTGTGACCTGGCCGTTGCTGCTGCTGGTGCTGGGGTTTGGCGCCTACGAGCTGGCCCAGCGCCTGCTGCCCTACGCCGATCGGCCGATCGCCAAGATCAGCGTCGAGGGTGACCTGAGTTACATCAGCCAGCAGGCGGTGCAGCAGCGTATCGCGCCCTTCGTCTCGGCGAGCTTCTTCAGCGTCGACCTGCCGGGCATGCGCCACGAACTGGAGCAGATGCCCTGGATCGCCAGTGCCGAGGTCCGCCGCGTCTGGCCGGATCAGGTGCTGGTGCGTCTGGAGGAGCAGCTGCCGATCGCCCGCTGGGGCGATGAGGCCTTGCTCAACAATCAGGGTCAGGCTTTCGCCCCGCGGGAGCTGGCCCACTACGAACATCTGCCCCAGCTGCAGGGCCCCAAGCGGGCCCAGCAGAAGGTGATGCAGCAGTACCAGGTGCTCAGCCAGATGCTGCGGCCGATGGGGTTCTCGGTGGCGCGCCTGGAGTTGCGCGAGCGGGGCAGCTGGTTCCTGTCCACCGCCCAGGGCATCGAGCTGCTGCTGGGACGTGACCACCTGGTGGAGAAGATGCGCCGCTTCAGCACCATCTACGACAAGGTGTTGAAAGAGCAGCAAGCGAATATTGCGCGGATCGACCTGCGCTACGCCAACGGCCTGG
The genomic region above belongs to Pseudomonas benzenivorans and contains:
- a CDS encoding D-alanine--D-alanine ligase; protein product: MSAENLKSHLPVAAFGRVAVLFGGKSAEREISLKSGNAVLGALQGAGVDAFGIDVGDDFLLRLTREKIDRAFIVLHGRGGEDGSMQGLLECAGIPYTGSGILASALAMDKLRTKQVWQSLGLPTPRHAVLSSADDCRAAAASLGFPLIVKPAHEGSSIGMAKVQSVEELIVAWQAASQYDAEVLVEQWIQGPEFTIATLRGQVLPPIALGTPHSFYDYDAKYLANDTQYRIPCGLDAAKEEELKAITVRACEAVGTRGWARVDVMQDADGQFWLLEVNTVPGMTDHSLVPMAAQAAGLDFQQLVLAILADSVEAQG
- a CDS encoding cell division protein FtsQ/DivIB, with the translated sequence MGAVLRHQPGSPRIPARGKPVPRGASRLVAKEPISARLPKPSFGLFKRVTWPLLLLVLGFGAYELAQRLLPYADRPIAKISVEGDLSYISQQAVQQRIAPFVSASFFSVDLPGMRHELEQMPWIASAEVRRVWPDQVLVRLEEQLPIARWGDEALLNNQGQAFAPRELAHYEHLPQLQGPKRAQQKVMQQYQVLSQMLRPMGFSVARLELRERGSWFLSTAQGIELLLGRDHLVEKMRRFSTIYDKVLKEQQANIARIDLRYANGLAVAWHEPIAPASADKVAVQ